The nucleotide window GGCCTCCATAATTGGAAAGGATGATGATCCCCAGATCGTGCTCGGGATAATAACTCAGCATAGTGAGGAAGGCCTCGTGGCTCCCGCCATGCCGCCAGCGCTCGGTACCGCGATACTCACTGATGCCTATGCCTAATCCATAGTCGGCACTAGTACCATTGCTCAGCATATAGGCTTGGGTGAAGAGTTCCTGAACGGCCTTTCCCCCTATCAGTGCCGTGCGGTAGTTATTGATCCACTTACTCAGATCCTCGAGATTGGAATAGACCTCGGCCGCTCCGAAGATGGCCCGGTTGCTCTCGGCATTGACATAGCCTTGGCCTTCTTCCACATAATAGGATTCGGCCGCATTGGGGATGACTTCTCCTACATAACTCTCGATCTCTGTAGCCTCCATGCCCAGCGGTTCCAGGATATGTCGGGTCACCCAGTCATCGGCCGGTGTACCGGTGACCTCTTCGAGTACCTCGGCCAGTATGACCCAAGCGGTGCTGTTGTAGGTATACCGGCTGCCCGGCTCGAATTCCAAAGCGGGCTGTCTACGTACCACTTCGAGACATTCATCACGGGATAGGTAGTCCTGCCCTACGATACGTCCAGCGAGATTGGACATCGTGTAGGCCTCTCGGTATCCGCTCGTATGGGTGAGTATATGCCGCAGTGTGACCTCCTGCTCGAACTCGGGCCAGTCGTCCAGGTATTTACCTACGGGGTCATCCAGGTCGAGTCGCCCTTGATCATGTAGCATGGCAAAGGCATAGCCCAGGAACTGCTTGGACACCGAGCCGATATTGTAGACCATGCGATGGTCGTTGTCGATCCCATAGGCCAGGTTGGCCTTGCCATAGGCTTTTGCCAGAATGGTCTCTCCCTTATGCACCAGGGCGATCAGACAGCCCGGGGTGGTGTCATTGACCGCATCCGGGACAAGGGAATCGATCTGCGCGATCATCTCAGGACGGAAGGTCTGGGCGGAGAGGAATGTCGTTTGCAATAGAAACAGAAGGACGAGGAGGAAACAGTTGTTGGTTTTCATGGATAGGGCTTTGTACTCAAATGTACTAGAAAGCCCTTTCTGATTATATAATCCTTGAGACCGACCCCTACTCGATCAGCAACTTCTCGAAATGAGTGACTCCTATCAGATCCTCGATCAACACGTAGTACATGTCCGGCCTCAACTCGGAAACATCGATGCTTTCCTGCCCGATACGCGAGAGGATACGCTTTCCAGAGCGGTCCACGATCTTCACCATGTATATCCGATCCGGGTTCGAATTCAGTATATGTATCATGGTAGATGCCGGATTGGGATAAAGACCGAATGTGCTTTCATCCCGCTGGTACTCCACGACCACAGGGTCATAGGTAGTGGTGGTCCCATCGTAGTCGACCTGAAGTAGTCGATAGTAGGACAGTCCGTGAGGAGGCACATCGTCATGGAAGCTATAGTCCAATTGAATCGAGCTATTGCCTGCGCCCATCATCCGCCCTAGCTCTGAGAACTGCATTCCATCCACACTGTTCTGGATAATGAAATGGGAATTATTCACTTCAGAGGCGGTCGCCCAGTCGAGCTGCACACCTGATCCGGATGTCTTCGCATCAAAATAGAGCAGTTCCACCGGAAGTACGGATGTACCACAGAAATTCAAGCAATCTTCCAGACTGATAGGAATGTTCACAGAAGTTCCAGATGTACACCAAGAGACCCCGCTCCAGTTGGTCGTCCCATTGCTTCCATTGTCGATATTCCCAAAAGCCCGTACCGTTCCTGATCCTAGGACCACTGCTCCGAGTAGGTTGTTGAATGCCCCTTGCTGGATATCTACGCAAGCTGAGTTCGAATTCAACTCGAGAATGGACCGATTCTGGAAATCACCTGTGCCCACTGTGATATTTCCTCCACCTGAAACTATGAGATTCCCAGAATTATGGTTCAGGTCACCATCCACATCCAAGGCACCTTGAACATAGACATCTCCCAAGTTGTCAAAGTCACCTGAAGAGTTGACCTCTATCCGACCTCCTAAGATGGCCAGTTCAGTATTGTTCCGCATATAATGGACCGATAAGTCACCGAAACTGAATACCCCAGCTTGAATGCTGGAATAGGTCGTTGATGGATCACCTAGGGATAGATTGTAGAAGGAATGAGTCGTAGATACAAGGGAAGCACCTGTATTGATGATCAGAACATCCGGTGAACGGACGAAGATCGGGTAGTCCATATTCACATCATGATCGATGATGATGACATCTCCAGCACCCGCAGTGAACCAATTGGGTACGGTCACAGGTGTTGGGAAAAATGATGAAACATATACCCCACCCCATGTGGCCGGGTCACTCCAGTCCCCATTCTGCGTGGTGGTGAATGTGGCAGCCTGAATTCGGCCAACATCCGAGAGCATGCTCATCAGTATGGTCACTATGAGAACGAGACGTGATACTGCCGTGCTCCTTACTCTAAAGATTCCTATCTCCCAATACATGAATCGAATGACTTTGTTTACATGCAAAGCTCGACCGAGCTAGTACAGGGCGCATCACCCATAAGGATGAAAATCAGCCTCCTAGGCTTGACATTCATTTTTCTTATTCAATGGGTGTCTGTATATTCAATGGACCAACCTGAATCTCTATTCAAGCGACAAATCGAATACTGGCATGTTCACATTCCACCTAGCTGGACGATATAGGTTTAGGCGACACCTAATCAAAAAGAACTAGAATCACAGAACCATGAATACGAATTACCTATACAGCAGTATTTTGATCCTGATGTGCGGATGTTTTCTGAGCTTGCACGCTCAGACCTGGTATCCGGCCAATGACCCTTCAGGTGGAAACGCATTGGAAATCCACAAAACTTCGGACGGTCATCTTCTTTGCGCCACGACCCGTGGGCTCTATCGCTCGACCGATGATGGCCAGAACTGGCAATCCATCTCCGGAGGATTACAACAACTCGCGGTACTGGATGTAGTGAGTACTCCTTCCGGTGCCCTCATTGCATTCTTCGTCACGGGACCGAGACGCTCTACCGACAATGGAGATACCTGGGAGGATTTGATCCCAGGCGATTGGATCTCTGTAGGTGAGGCGGTGGTGAACGCATCGGGAACTATTTTCTTGAACACCAATAATTCCGTTTGGCGTAGCACAGATGAAGGAGACACTTGGGAGCAACTCTTGAATGATGGTAGTACACTCCTATCTTCCAGCCTTTCGATCAGTCCCGATGGTGAACTCTATGTAGGCACTTATAATTCAAGAATACTGCGATCGACCAACAATGGGGACACCTGGGTAGAACTCTTCGAGGCAGCCAATGACATACGCTCCTTTGCCTTTGTGGGCAACACAACGATCTACGGCTGCACCAGCTTCTCTGGCATCTATCGATCAGATGACAATGGAGGCACATGGGAACTGCTATCTCCTTTACCCGGAACCAATGGAGCCTTCAGCATCGCTACCGATAGTGGGGGTCAACTCTATGCGGCAGCCTATGATGGAGGCGTATTCTCATCCGATGACCAAGGGGCTTCTTGGGAGAATGTCAGCTATGACATGGTGACTATGGATGTGAACTTCCTTTGGGTCGATACCGATGATAATCTCATCGCTGGAAGCAGAGCCGTAGCGCTTCAGACACTGAATGATCAATCGTGGTCACTGATGAATGATGGAATCACAGCCGTTTATGTAGAACGCATGGTGACCATTAACGGGGTCATCTATCTGTTAACAGACTCCGGGCTGTTCATCTCTAACGATGGTGGTACCTCGTGGCAACACTCGGTGCAAGGAATGACAGACACTGAACTCATGGCATTGGCAAAAGCTCCCAATGGGGACCTGTTTGCAGGAGGCGAGCGTCTTTATCGCTCCACCGATGGGGTGGTATGGGAAGACCTTTCGGCATCCTTTCCAGACAGTGAGGTGTATGCCGTAGATATCCTCATTACCTCCGATGATAGAGTGATCGTTGCTACCGAGGATTATGGAATCCGATATACGGATGACAATGGTTCAAGTTGGTCCATTGCGAATACCGGCCTGGCAGACATTACCATGAATTTCATTCGTCAAGGACCTACAGGTGAGCTATTCACATGTGATGCTGAGAATCTGTATCGCACCAGCGATATCGATGCGGGATG belongs to Flavobacteriales bacterium and includes:
- a CDS encoding T9SS type A sorting domain-containing protein is translated as MNTNYLYSSILILMCGCFLSLHAQTWYPANDPSGGNALEIHKTSDGHLLCATTRGLYRSTDDGQNWQSISGGLQQLAVLDVVSTPSGALIAFFVTGPRRSTDNGDTWEDLIPGDWISVGEAVVNASGTIFLNTNNSVWRSTDEGDTWEQLLNDGSTLLSSSLSISPDGELYVGTYNSRILRSTNNGDTWVELFEAANDIRSFAFVGNTTIYGCTSFSGIYRSDDNGGTWELLSPLPGTNGAFSIATDSGGQLYAAAYDGGVFSSDDQGASWENVSYDMVTMDVNFLWVDTDDNLIAGSRAVALQTLNDQSWSLMNDGITAVYVERMVTINGVIYLLTDSGLFISNDGGTSWQHSVQGMTDTELMALAKAPNGDLFAGGERLYRSTDGVVWEDLSASFPDSEVYAVDILITSDDRVIVATEDYGIRYTDDNGSSWSIANTGLADITMNFIRQGPTGELFTCDAENLYRTSDIDAGWNMINTGLTDTDVINFTVGTGALFAITYSDGLFRSVDNGNTWSLINEEDFNNVAVDGNTLYSSSESLVSGGVYLSEDNGNSWNNIGTGLPNIQIEHVDYVQGLGLFAYVRDFGLYTLDFSVVGLDDHDKSLHTISGYPNPFTSTSTVSISSEQASVVNFSIQTLDGRSIESTTLNLSPAINEIEIGSQLAAGMYLVTVQSHERSQSLILIKSDR
- a CDS encoding beta-lactamase family protein; this encodes MKTNNCFLLVLLFLLQTTFLSAQTFRPEMIAQIDSLVPDAVNDTTPGCLIALVHKGETILAKAYGKANLAYGIDNDHRMVYNIGSVSKQFLGYAFAMLHDQGRLDLDDPVGKYLDDWPEFEQEVTLRHILTHTSGYREAYTMSNLAGRIVGQDYLSRDECLEVVRRQPALEFEPGSRYTYNSTAWVILAEVLEEVTGTPADDWVTRHILEPLGMEATEIESYVGEVIPNAAESYYVEEGQGYVNAESNRAIFGAAEVYSNLEDLSKWINNYRTALIGGKAVQELFTQAYMLSNGTSADYGLGIGISEYRGTERWRHGGSHEAFLTMLSYYPEHDLGIIILSNYGGRGWISESDVADILLADVLEPEKQSPVKGIKMHPKALQRFVGNYLRDTRNRTMEISVSEDSLTINGRRKLIPIGKNLFSSGDGEARYRFDPSADGGQRLTIRIDGGDYIYERLPTWEGDTQALQAYTGDYWSE
- a CDS encoding T9SS type A sorting domain-containing protein, which translates into the protein MYWEIGIFRVRSTAVSRLVLIVTILMSMLSDVGRIQAATFTTTQNGDWSDPATWGGVYVSSFFPTPVTVPNWFTAGAGDVIIIDHDVNMDYPIFVRSPDVLIINTGASLVSTTHSFYNLSLGDPSTTYSSIQAGVFSFGDLSVHYMRNNTELAILGGRIEVNSSGDFDNLGDVYVQGALDVDGDLNHNSGNLIVSGGGNITVGTGDFQNRSILELNSNSACVDIQQGAFNNLLGAVVLGSGTVRAFGNIDNGSNGTTNWSGVSWCTSGTSVNIPISLEDCLNFCGTSVLPVELLYFDAKTSGSGVQLDWATASEVNNSHFIIQNSVDGMQFSELGRMMGAGNSSIQLDYSFHDDVPPHGLSYYRLLQVDYDGTTTTYDPVVVEYQRDESTFGLYPNPASTMIHILNSNPDRIYMVKIVDRSGKRILSRIGQESIDVSELRPDMYYVLIEDLIGVTHFEKLLIE